The following proteins are encoded in a genomic region of Micromonospora olivasterospora:
- a CDS encoding substrate-binding domain-containing protein, with the protein MNRIARTVAVLSLAVTTALASAACTSGDSEVADKPKKIEKIGLMVQDMSNPFFSAMDKGAKEAAAKIGATTNTQDAQLDLANQNNQIDTFIQQGVDLIVVSAVDENGIQPAIERAKRAGIIVIAVDTPAKGADAVIMTDAVQAGEKSCEYLIQQLGGKGNILLVDGTPIQTIRDRITGCNNVVKKNPGIKVVGQQASKNDRASGLAVTTDMLTATPDVQGIFGMNDPSALGAVLAVEQAKAAGRIKVTGVDGSPEGVAELKRAGLTVRRDRHPEPGRDGAPGGRGGPGHRRRQAAGADHDPHPERARHPGHRQRIPGLLTSSAP; encoded by the coding sequence ATGAACCGTATCGCGCGCACCGTCGCCGTCCTTTCCCTCGCCGTCACCACCGCTCTCGCCTCCGCCGCCTGCACCTCCGGGGACAGCGAGGTCGCCGACAAGCCCAAGAAGATCGAGAAGATCGGGCTGATGGTCCAGGACATGTCCAACCCGTTCTTCTCGGCGATGGACAAGGGCGCCAAGGAGGCCGCCGCGAAGATCGGCGCCACCACCAACACCCAGGACGCCCAGCTCGACCTCGCCAACCAGAACAACCAGATCGACACGTTCATCCAGCAGGGGGTCGACCTGATCGTCGTCAGCGCCGTCGACGAGAACGGCATCCAGCCGGCGATCGAGCGGGCCAAGCGGGCCGGCATCATCGTGATCGCCGTGGACACCCCGGCCAAGGGCGCCGACGCGGTCATCATGACCGACGCCGTGCAGGCCGGCGAGAAGTCCTGCGAGTACCTGATCCAGCAGCTGGGCGGCAAGGGCAACATCCTGCTCGTCGACGGCACCCCGATCCAGACCATCCGGGACCGGATCACCGGCTGTAACAACGTGGTGAAGAAGAACCCGGGGATCAAGGTGGTCGGCCAGCAGGCGTCCAAGAACGACCGCGCCTCCGGGCTCGCCGTCACCACCGACATGCTCACCGCGACCCCCGACGTGCAGGGCATCTTCGGGATGAACGACCCCTCGGCGCTCGGCGCGGTGCTCGCCGTCGAGCAGGCCAAGGCCGCCGGCCGGATCAAGGTGACCGGCGTCGACGGCAGCCCCGAGGGCGTCGCCGAACTCAAGCGCGCCGGCCTCACCGTTCGTCGGGACCGCCACCCAGAACCCGGCCGAGATGGTGCGCCGGGCGGTCGAGGTGGCCCAGGGCATCGTCGACGGCAAGCCGCCGGCGCAGACCACGATCCTCATCCCGAGCGAGCTCGTCACCCCGGACACCGTCAACGAATACCAGGGCTGTTGACTTCCTCTGCCCCCTGA
- a CDS encoding RNA-guided endonuclease InsQ/TnpB family protein — MEEERRVVKINHGYVRRLAPTAEQAAALDIQGHAARTMWNLLHGWWTWGGGRDRRPTLKQADEAIRQARKDIPWLADLPAQAAQQVLKTYVRAWRNCWEGRASVPEFKARLRSRMSVDVPQGRDLAITRLSRRVGQVRIPKAGVVRFRWSGPIPGVGREPGRTTGGRLVRDALGWHIVFRTEVEVGTPARHQGPAVGIDRGVNVALALSDGNDQHHGPWLRPKEAERLLRLERKAARQKRARNPFERTSNRLHRTYAQIAGLRARAKRRRYDWQHKTTTTIAGRYGIVAVEELRVENMTRSARGAIAEPGRNVRQKAGLNRVMLNEAHARTVELLAYKLAERGGQLLKVPAAYTSQTCSTCGHRDPRSRHGVVFTCTSCGHLDHADTNAALNILNAAGLGRVRTWSPAPVGCEASTTRRAA, encoded by the coding sequence GTGGAGGAAGAGAGGCGCGTCGTGAAGATCAACCACGGATACGTACGTCGTCTCGCCCCCACTGCGGAGCAGGCCGCCGCACTCGACATTCAGGGCCACGCGGCCCGTACGATGTGGAACCTGCTGCACGGGTGGTGGACGTGGGGCGGCGGACGCGACCGACGCCCCACACTGAAGCAGGCCGATGAAGCGATCCGGCAGGCACGCAAGGACATCCCGTGGCTCGCGGACCTGCCCGCGCAGGCCGCACAGCAGGTGTTGAAAACGTACGTGCGGGCGTGGAGAAACTGCTGGGAAGGCCGGGCGTCCGTACCGGAGTTCAAAGCCCGCCTACGGTCACGCATGTCCGTTGACGTGCCGCAGGGACGAGACCTCGCGATCACCCGCCTGTCCCGCCGCGTCGGTCAGGTGCGCATCCCGAAAGCCGGCGTGGTCCGGTTCCGCTGGTCCGGGCCGATCCCCGGCGTCGGCCGTGAACCCGGCCGCACCACCGGCGGCCGGCTCGTCAGGGACGCGCTCGGCTGGCACATCGTGTTCCGCACCGAAGTGGAGGTGGGGACACCAGCGCGGCACCAGGGGCCCGCCGTCGGGATCGACCGGGGCGTCAACGTCGCCCTGGCCCTGTCCGACGGCAACGACCAGCACCACGGACCGTGGTTGCGGCCGAAGGAGGCCGAACGGCTGCTGCGGCTGGAACGCAAGGCCGCCCGGCAGAAGCGGGCCCGCAATCCGTTCGAGCGTACGTCGAACCGTCTGCACCGCACCTACGCCCAGATCGCGGGGTTACGCGCGAGAGCCAAGCGCCGCCGCTACGACTGGCAGCACAAGACCACCACGACCATCGCCGGAAGGTACGGCATCGTGGCGGTGGAAGAACTGCGGGTGGAAAACATGACCCGCTCTGCGAGAGGCGCCATCGCCGAGCCGGGCCGCAACGTGCGGCAGAAGGCCGGGCTGAACCGGGTCATGCTCAACGAGGCCCACGCACGCACCGTTGAACTGCTGGCGTACAAGCTGGCCGAGCGGGGCGGGCAACTGCTGAAAGTGCCAGCAGCGTACACGTCGCAAACGTGCTCAACCTGCGGGCACCGTGACCCCCGCTCCCGTCACGGCGTCGTGTTCACCTGTACCTCGTGCGGGCACCTCGACCACGCCGACACCAACGCGGCCCTGAACATTCTCAACGCGGCCGGGCTTGGTCGTGTACGGACGTGGAGCCCCGCACCTGTGGGCTGCGAAGCGTCAACCACCCGGCGTGCCGCATGA
- the tnpA gene encoding IS200/IS605 family transposase yields the protein MVEYQTNRGAVYSLGYHVVWCPKYRRPVLVGPVAERLRDLIGQKCDEHGWSIVALEVMPDHVHLFVRADPNASPSYIANQFKGFTSRVLRDEFSHLRSRLPTLWSRSYFVSSVGNVSAVTIQKYIETQWERPWRKRGAS from the coding sequence GTGGTCGAATATCAGACGAACCGTGGGGCGGTGTACAGCCTCGGATACCACGTGGTGTGGTGCCCGAAGTACCGCCGCCCCGTGCTCGTCGGCCCAGTCGCCGAACGTCTGCGGGACCTGATCGGGCAGAAGTGTGACGAGCATGGCTGGTCGATCGTGGCGCTGGAAGTCATGCCCGACCACGTGCACTTGTTCGTCCGGGCCGACCCGAACGCTTCGCCGTCGTACATCGCGAACCAGTTCAAGGGCTTCACCTCGCGGGTGCTTCGCGACGAGTTCTCTCACCTGCGCAGCCGGCTGCCAACCCTGTGGTCCCGGTCGTACTTCGTGTCGTCGGTCGGCAACGTGTCCGCCGTAACCATCCAGAAGTACATCGAAACCCAGTGGGAGCGGCCGTGGAGGAAGAGAGGCGCGTCGTGA
- a CDS encoding carbohydrate kinase family protein codes for MSTEPGPAGGLLVVGEALVDVVHGRDGSVRRHPGGSPANVAVGLARLDRPVHLLTRTGDDPDGALVRGHLRAAGVRLVGGGVDGRRTATAAAFLDATGAARYEFDLHWELPGDPPLPEPILALHVGSVGAYLEPGAGAVGRIVRDLRGRATVSYDPNVRPALAADPGRARDRIAATVALSDVVKVSDEDLAWLRPGVAPEAVAAEWLASGPAVVVVTQGARGSFALSRDGVTRAPARPVTVVDTVGAGDAFTVVLLDTLASAGLLGAGQRAALREVDGPALRGVLDHAARLSAYVCARPGAQSPTRAELSAG; via the coding sequence ATGTCGACTGAGCCCGGCCCGGCGGGCGGCCTGCTCGTGGTCGGCGAGGCGCTGGTGGACGTGGTGCACGGCCGGGACGGCTCGGTGCGGCGGCACCCGGGCGGCAGCCCGGCCAACGTGGCGGTCGGCCTGGCCCGGCTCGACCGGCCGGTGCACCTGCTCACCCGCACCGGCGACGACCCGGACGGCGCGCTGGTCCGCGGGCACCTGCGGGCGGCCGGCGTCCGGCTGGTCGGCGGCGGGGTCGACGGCCGCCGCACCGCGACCGCCGCGGCGTTCCTCGACGCCACCGGCGCGGCCCGGTACGAGTTCGACCTGCACTGGGAACTGCCGGGCGACCCACCGTTGCCCGAGCCGATCCTCGCCCTGCACGTCGGGTCGGTCGGCGCCTACCTGGAGCCGGGCGCGGGCGCCGTCGGGCGGATCGTGCGCGACCTGCGCGGCCGGGCCACGGTCAGCTACGACCCGAACGTCCGACCGGCCCTGGCCGCCGACCCGGGCCGGGCCCGGGACCGGATCGCCGCGACGGTGGCGCTCAGCGACGTGGTCAAGGTCAGCGACGAGGACCTGGCCTGGCTGCGGCCGGGCGTCGCGCCGGAGGCGGTGGCGGCCGAGTGGCTCGCGTCCGGCCCGGCCGTCGTCGTGGTGACCCAGGGGGCGCGGGGGTCGTTCGCCCTCAGCCGGGACGGGGTGACCCGCGCACCCGCGCGACCGGTGACCGTCGTCGACACGGTCGGCGCGGGGGACGCGTTCACCGTGGTCCTGCTCGACACCCTGGCCTCGGCCGGCCTGTTGGGGGCCGGGCAGCGCGCCGCGCTGCGGGAGGTCGACGGCCCGGCGCTGCGCGGGGTGCTCGACCACGCGGCGAGGCTGTCCGCGTACGTCTGCGCCCGGCCGGGCGCCCAGTCGCCCACCCGGGCGGAGCTGTCCGCGGGCTGA
- a CDS encoding PQQ-dependent sugar dehydrogenase, with translation MRTPTTRRPVLAAAGLTAAALVLSILVAVSAGPATDAVYDPVPKMPAQSRLGLVLSEYASFPRSTPTPAPVDQRLMRTARINTIMELPDGSGRRAVPDLNGNLYLVKNGVPHVYLDVAATFAPRFFSGRGLGQGFGYVTFHPEFGSNGRFYTLHTEQASATRKVPDYAQSGTIYHGVITEWTAADPAADTFAGTHREVLRIGFGGPIHGVQEINFNPTAKPDDADYGLLYVAVGDGGLGVRNGDPQNLGMPHGKLLRIDPRGTDSANGRYGIPPANPFVGRNGALGEIYAVGFRDPHRFSWDLATGRMFLGHIGEHAVEAIDEVRAGDNFGWSEREGSYVFDKAATNPCDKLLPLPADDERYGYTYPVAAYDHDPPPGWDCTSDLGVAVAGGFVYRGHDLPALRGKYVFGDLVDGRVLYTEANEMRRGAGLAPIHRLALFDAAGNAVRMQDLSGPGAPGDPARVDLRFGTDAAGELYLLAKANGKVWKVTGTRSLPTATSATPSYAPTAGRPTGPR, from the coding sequence GTGCGCACACCGACGACCCGCCGGCCGGTGCTGGCGGCGGCCGGGCTCACGGCCGCCGCCCTCGTCCTGTCCATCCTGGTCGCGGTGTCCGCCGGGCCCGCCACCGACGCCGTCTACGATCCCGTCCCCAAGATGCCCGCCCAGTCCCGGCTCGGGCTGGTGCTGAGCGAGTACGCCAGCTTCCCGCGGTCGACGCCCACCCCGGCGCCGGTCGACCAGCGGCTCATGCGGACCGCCCGGATCAACACGATCATGGAGCTACCCGACGGCTCCGGACGCCGGGCCGTGCCCGACCTCAACGGCAACCTCTACCTGGTCAAGAACGGCGTGCCGCACGTCTACCTCGACGTGGCCGCGACCTTCGCGCCGCGGTTCTTCTCCGGCCGGGGCCTCGGCCAGGGCTTCGGCTACGTCACGTTCCACCCCGAGTTCGGCAGCAACGGCCGGTTCTACACCCTGCACACCGAGCAGGCGTCCGCGACCAGGAAGGTGCCCGACTACGCCCAGTCCGGCACCATCTACCACGGCGTCATCACCGAGTGGACGGCCGCCGACCCCGCCGCCGACACCTTCGCCGGCACCCATCGTGAGGTGCTGCGCATCGGGTTCGGCGGGCCGATCCACGGCGTCCAGGAAATCAACTTCAACCCCACGGCGAAGCCCGACGACGCCGACTACGGGCTGCTGTACGTCGCCGTCGGCGACGGCGGCCTGGGCGTGCGCAACGGCGACCCGCAGAACCTGGGCATGCCGCACGGCAAGCTGCTGCGCATCGACCCCCGCGGCACCGACTCCGCCAACGGGCGGTACGGCATTCCGCCGGCCAACCCGTTTGTCGGCCGGAACGGCGCGCTCGGCGAGATCTACGCCGTCGGCTTCCGCGACCCGCACCGGTTCAGCTGGGACTTGGCCACGGGCCGGATGTTCCTGGGCCACATCGGCGAGCACGCCGTCGAGGCGATCGACGAGGTGCGCGCCGGCGACAACTTCGGCTGGAGCGAGCGCGAGGGGTCGTACGTCTTCGACAAGGCGGCCACCAACCCCTGCGACAAGCTGCTGCCGCTGCCCGCCGACGATGAGCGGTACGGCTACACGTACCCCGTCGCGGCGTACGACCACGACCCGCCGCCCGGCTGGGACTGCACCTCGGACCTCGGCGTCGCGGTGGCCGGCGGCTTCGTCTACCGGGGGCACGACCTGCCCGCGCTGCGCGGCAAGTACGTCTTCGGCGACCTGGTTGACGGCCGCGTCCTCTACACCGAGGCGAACGAGATGCGCCGGGGTGCCGGCCTCGCCCCGATCCACCGGCTCGCCCTGTTCGACGCCGCCGGCAACGCGGTGCGGATGCAGGACCTCTCCGGCCCCGGCGCGCCCGGCGACCCGGCGCGGGTCGACCTGCGCTTCGGCACCGACGCCGCGGGCGAGCTGTACCTGCTGGCCAAGGCCAACGGGAAGGTCTGGAAGGTCACCGGCACCCGGTCTTTGCCGACGGCGACGTCTGCCACACCAAGCTACGCGCCGACGGCGGGGCGGCCGACTGGGCCCCGGTGA
- a CDS encoding LamG domain-containing protein, whose product MQADPDRPRVHPALRPHLVAFYDFDHPVEGDPALERDQGRSGTEIELINGGAAMRVPDHAYPGSGDALQTRQINPATAGNDDWKAGTWSASGVGTLRAFAGTSATTVLGWFKREMDGPAPNSSTADLDDRYHAIGLAGVLTGDSDGHGVRALLELIDVHGELRLVAFGRRLDGGNSQTFAAAEDWRTLLPKGEWVHLAATFDFATGAMALYRDGQPVAGFYTRDDDPWRVSGPGPHVTTASDPRGIKIGGSFPQDTREANPCDCRMDGLMFLDSVLSPDDVAKQYHHMVR is encoded by the coding sequence GTGCAGGCGGATCCCGACCGCCCCCGGGTGCACCCGGCCCTGCGACCGCACCTGGTCGCCTTCTACGACTTCGACCACCCCGTCGAGGGCGACCCTGCCCTCGAACGCGACCAGGGCCGCTCCGGCACCGAGATCGAGCTGATCAACGGCGGCGCTGCGATGCGCGTACCGGACCACGCGTACCCGGGCAGCGGCGACGCGCTGCAGACCCGGCAGATCAACCCGGCCACGGCCGGCAACGACGACTGGAAGGCCGGCACCTGGTCGGCCAGCGGCGTGGGGACCCTGCGGGCGTTCGCCGGGACCAGCGCGACCACCGTGCTGGGGTGGTTCAAGCGGGAGATGGACGGCCCGGCGCCCAACTCCAGCACCGCCGACCTCGACGACCGCTACCACGCGATCGGGCTGGCCGGGGTGCTGACCGGCGACTCCGACGGGCACGGCGTGCGGGCGCTGCTCGAACTCATCGACGTCCACGGCGAGCTGCGCCTGGTCGCGTTCGGCCGGCGCCTCGACGGGGGCAACTCGCAGACGTTCGCCGCCGCCGAGGACTGGCGTACCCTGCTGCCCAAGGGCGAGTGGGTGCACCTCGCCGCCACCTTCGACTTCGCCACGGGCGCCATGGCGCTGTACCGCGACGGTCAGCCGGTGGCGGGCTTCTACACCCGTGACGACGACCCGTGGCGCGTGTCCGGGCCCGGCCCGCACGTCACCACCGCTTCCGACCCGCGCGGCATCAAGATCGGCGGGAGCTTCCCGCAGGACACCCGGGAGGCCAACCCCTGCGACTGCCGGATGGACGGCCTGATGTTTCTCGACAGCGTCCTCTCCCCGGACGATGTCGCCAAGCAGTACCACCACATGGTTCGGTGA
- a CDS encoding DegT/DnrJ/EryC1/StrS family aminotransferase, with amino-acid sequence MATTAPGAGNPTAHRTWPATIIPLFVAAFATYAFSWMEFPGRDLLFVVVVGLLVVPLQTTAQAHGTRIANRPAGTLGRVGCFSTHDRKLLSTGEGGFLLTNDRELADRIDRYTHLGHLRGGHGVNYKLAGPLAAIGMRRLTQLDTQLDRRRRNAERILAALPAGGLLRELPYGVQDKPNYYHLVLLATSRATDVARAFQAAGLPPDSIRWRYRPLYHQQLFQTHATRCPNAERLATNTIQLPVHPHLPEATVAWMADQAAQVARGETAA; translated from the coding sequence GTGGCCACCACCGCGCCGGGCGCCGGCAACCCGACCGCCCACCGCACCTGGCCGGCGACCATCATCCCGCTGTTCGTCGCCGCGTTCGCCACCTACGCGTTCAGCTGGATGGAGTTCCCCGGCCGCGACCTGCTCTTCGTGGTGGTCGTCGGGCTGCTGGTCGTCCCGCTCCAGACCACGGCACAGGCCCACGGCACCCGAATCGCGAACCGGCCCGCCGGCACCCTCGGCCGGGTCGGCTGCTTCTCCACCCACGACCGCAAGCTCCTGTCCACCGGCGAAGGCGGCTTCCTCCTGACCAACGACCGCGAGCTCGCCGACCGCATCGACCGCTACACCCACCTCGGACACCTACGCGGCGGCCACGGCGTCAACTACAAACTGGCCGGCCCACTCGCCGCCATCGGCATGCGCCGCCTGACCCAACTCGACACCCAGCTCGACCGTCGGCGCCGCAACGCCGAACGGATCCTCGCCGCCCTGCCCGCTGGCGGCCTGCTGCGCGAGCTGCCGTACGGCGTGCAGGACAAACCGAACTACTACCACCTCGTGCTCCTCGCTACCAGCCGCGCCACCGATGTCGCCAGAGCCTTCCAGGCTGCGGGACTGCCGCCGGACTCGATCCGATGGCGGTACCGGCCGCTCTACCACCAGCAGCTGTTCCAAACACACGCCACGAGGTGCCCAAACGCCGAACGCCTCGCCACGAACACCATCCAACTGCCCGTTCACCCCCACCTGCCCGAGGCGACGGTAGCGTGGATGGCCGACCAAGCGGCCCAAGTCGCCCGAGGGGA